From the genome of Ornithobacterium rhinotracheale, one region includes:
- a CDS encoding RNase adapter RapZ — protein sequence MNKLNINVRSFSYREEIPQDPSGNGGGFVFDCRGILNPGRIDEYKKQTGRDQGVKDFLLTKTEMPKFIELIQNLIDITVKDYIARGFTNLEINFGCTGGQHRSVFAADRISDYLRENYPDDVDVKTAHTVQDAKNWQNG from the coding sequence ATGAATAAATTAAATATAAATGTAAGAAGTTTTTCGTACCGAGAGGAAATTCCACAAGATCCTTCTGGAAACGGTGGTGGCTTCGTTTTCGACTGTCGTGGGATTCTAAACCCCGGGCGCATCGACGAATACAAAAAACAAACGGGGCGAGACCAAGGCGTAAAAGATTTTTTACTAACCAAAACCGAAATGCCAAAATTCATTGAACTGATTCAAAACTTAATAGACATCACAGTAAAAGATTATATCGCTCGAGGTTTCACCAATTTGGAAATTAATTTTGGTTGCACAGGAGGGCAACATCGTTCGGTTTTTGCGGCGGATCGCATCAGCGATTATCTGCGTGAAAATTACCCAGACGATGTGGATGTGAAAACCGCACACACCGTGCAAGATGCAAAAAACTGGCAAAATGGATAA
- a CDS encoding cytochrome c biogenesis protein — MSKIKKSINLILVFTLGMVAMHAQDFESSITSQEKANEYGRLVVQDLDGRMKPLTTLAYEISRKLNGKTNIAISTADKTYKLSPEQFLLAIQINPKLYSQIPIFKVDNEKLGGLLKKMNLPVQKYYAFDDLIDEKGAYLLHDEVERINRLKASDRNDADKELLKLDERFNIFYGVVMGDFLRLFPNKNAQNNEWFTAKQSQKDFTPEDATFVQNIGKYYLTALSKGNAQAFQPENYKEADESLLYISAYQKEIGKQVYPSEEMIKAEIFYTKANIGNYLFGIFIALGMLLLVINIVQLFSAQKSLNSILKIGYILSLIGFLVFTFDLGLRWYIAKHPPWSDGFEMMLFVSWGVLLFGLLFSQKSSFALPVGLLFSGVLLFVSFLDWLNPEITNLKPVLHSYWLKIHVAVIVGSYAPLALSAVLALLSLLLIIFKPKAPSKRWWGAMQEMSIVNEMSLTIGLFLLTIGTFLGGIWANESWGRYWAWDPKETWALISIMVYAIVLHLRLIPKLGSALLYNLCSMWAFASIIMTSYGVNYYLSGLHSYAKGDPVPVPVWVYWAVIIFGAISLWAAIKFNRLSKSEQKKLR, encoded by the coding sequence TTGAGTAAGATTAAAAAATCCATTAATTTAATTTTGGTTTTTACATTGGGAATGGTAGCGATGCATGCACAAGATTTTGAAAGTAGCATTACGTCTCAAGAAAAAGCCAATGAGTATGGGCGTCTAGTGGTGCAAGATTTAGATGGGCGAATGAAACCGCTTACCACTTTGGCCTACGAGATTTCGCGTAAGTTAAATGGCAAGACTAATATTGCAATAAGCACAGCCGATAAGACTTATAAACTCTCGCCAGAGCAGTTTTTATTAGCCATTCAAATTAATCCGAAATTATACAGCCAAATTCCGATTTTTAAAGTAGATAATGAAAAATTGGGCGGATTACTCAAAAAAATGAACTTGCCCGTTCAGAAATATTATGCGTTTGATGATTTAATCGATGAAAAGGGCGCCTATCTGCTGCACGATGAGGTGGAGCGAATTAACCGCCTTAAAGCCTCAGATAGAAACGATGCTGATAAGGAATTGCTCAAACTTGATGAGCGTTTTAACATCTTTTATGGCGTCGTTATGGGAGATTTTCTGCGCTTATTCCCCAATAAAAATGCGCAGAATAATGAGTGGTTCACCGCAAAGCAATCACAAAAAGATTTTACACCAGAGGACGCCACCTTTGTCCAGAACATAGGCAAATATTACCTTACAGCCCTTTCTAAGGGCAATGCGCAAGCGTTTCAGCCTGAAAATTATAAGGAGGCAGACGAGAGCCTGCTCTACATCTCTGCCTATCAGAAGGAAATAGGCAAGCAAGTATACCCCAGTGAGGAGATGATAAAGGCCGAGATTTTTTACACCAAAGCCAATATTGGGAACTATCTATTTGGCATTTTCATCGCCTTAGGAATGCTCCTTTTGGTAATAAACATTGTACAGCTATTTAGCGCCCAAAAATCGCTAAATAGCATTTTAAAAATAGGTTATATCCTCTCACTCATAGGCTTTTTAGTCTTCACCTTTGATTTAGGGCTGCGCTGGTACATTGCCAAGCACCCCCCATGGAGCGATGGCTTTGAGATGATGCTCTTTGTCTCGTGGGGCGTATTGCTTTTTGGTTTATTATTTAGCCAAAAATCCTCATTTGCTTTGCCTGTGGGGCTCTTATTCTCTGGGGTATTGCTATTTGTGAGCTTTTTAGATTGGCTCAATCCAGAAATCACAAATCTCAAGCCCGTGTTGCACTCCTATTGGCTTAAAATCCATGTTGCAGTCATTGTGGGGAGCTATGCACCGTTAGCCCTTTCAGCGGTGCTGGCGTTGCTCTCGCTACTTTTAATCATCTTTAAGCCAAAAGCGCCAAGCAAAAGGTGGTGGGGTGCGATGCAGGAAATGTCCATAGTGAATGAAATGTCGCTTACCATAGGGCTATTTTTGCTCACCATAGGTACTTTCTTGGGCGGAATTTGGGCGAATGAAAGCTGGGGGCGCTATTGGGCTTGGGACCCCAAGGAGACTTGGGCGCTCATCTCCATCATGGTATATGCCATTGTATTACACCTGCGTTTAATTCCAAAATTGGGCAGTGCTCTGCTCTACAACTTATGCAGTATGTGGGCATTTGCAAGCATTATTATGACCTCTTACGGGGTAAACTATTACCTCAGCGGGCTACATTCTTATGCCAAAGGAGACCCCGTGCCTGTACCAGTTTGGGTCTATTGGGCAGTAATTATATTTGGTGCAATCAGCCTTTGGGCAGCAATTAAATTTAATCGATTAAGTAAAAGTGAACAGAAAAAACTGAGATAG
- a CDS encoding 5'-nucleotidase C-terminal domain-containing protein gives MKKCTFSVISLASLLAFTACQKQLYKQPEVSQQEINITAEYATSPELTEIIAPYKKQLDQEMDQVLTYNPYELNKGMNANLSNLLADQLLEAGNKIFQKKYHHHIDVALLNAGGIRRTFAPGNISVRSIFELMPFENEAVVVKLNGKDFIKMIDYLKEHRKKGHPIAGLSFSLDGPDLNIILGNNRKFDVNKSYWVITNDYLQKGGDGMTFLTQPEEIVKTNEKLRDIFIQEFKANDTLQINNNPRYLP, from the coding sequence ATGAAAAAATGCACATTTTCAGTGATTTCATTGGCTAGTCTTCTCGCGTTTACCGCTTGCCAAAAGCAACTTTACAAACAGCCCGAAGTTTCACAACAAGAAATCAACATTACAGCAGAATATGCCACAAGCCCTGAGCTTACCGAAATAATTGCCCCCTACAAAAAACAACTTGACCAAGAGATGGACCAGGTGCTCACCTACAATCCTTATGAGTTAAACAAAGGAATGAATGCAAATTTGAGCAATCTCCTTGCCGATCAATTGCTTGAAGCGGGGAATAAAATTTTTCAAAAAAAATATCATCACCATATTGATGTAGCTTTGCTCAACGCAGGGGGAATCCGCAGAACTTTTGCACCTGGAAACATCTCGGTACGCAGTATTTTTGAGCTAATGCCATTTGAAAACGAAGCCGTGGTGGTAAAACTCAATGGCAAGGATTTTATAAAAATGATTGATTACCTTAAAGAACACCGTAAAAAAGGACACCCAATTGCTGGTTTAAGCTTTTCGCTTGATGGCCCAGATTTAAACATTATACTTGGCAACAATCGCAAATTTGATGTGAATAAGTCTTACTGGGTGATTACCAACGATTATTTGCAAAAAGGTGGCGATGGCATGACTTTCTTAACTCAGCCCGAAGAAATCGTAAAGACCAACGAAAAACTTCGTGATATTTTCATTCAGGAATTTAAGGCAAACGACACTTTACAAATCAATAACAATCCAAGATATTTACCCTAA
- a CDS encoding aminoglycoside phosphotransferase family protein has translation MMQDLPLSAEIIAKIKTFGQVRDIVPMNAGGSGRTYFRVFFDQGKFETLILVKNKDAHENQCFVNLAKKLIQIPINVPKIHFFDQEFYYLQEDLGDKTLLNSVLEHSPKVKDYYKKTLEDLVKFQIQGNELINEEDFFTHKNFNKTLVYRDLFGFKNYFLDLSQQVYAEDKLLTDFDTLADSIENAKYQFLMYRDLQGRNVMLHNENIYFIDFQGAMRGACAYDVVSLLWQAKANLSPELRQKLLNFYISELKKAIPNFDENTFLNEFNTCLILRLLQVLGVYGRLGWIYKKEHFLSSISLGIKNLEELQNLSLIKNSLALKDIFKNLNKTKTINPL, from the coding sequence ATGATGCAAGATTTGCCACTTTCGGCAGAAATTATAGCAAAAATCAAAACATTTGGGCAGGTTCGCGACATCGTTCCTATGAATGCGGGCGGCTCAGGCAGAACTTATTTTCGTGTGTTTTTTGACCAAGGAAAATTTGAAACTTTAATCTTAGTTAAAAACAAAGACGCACATGAAAATCAGTGCTTTGTGAATTTAGCCAAAAAACTTATACAAATTCCTATAAATGTGCCGAAAATTCATTTTTTTGACCAAGAATTTTATTATTTACAAGAAGATTTAGGCGATAAAACTTTGCTAAACAGTGTATTGGAGCATTCACCCAAGGTGAAAGATTATTACAAAAAAACGCTTGAAGATTTAGTAAAATTTCAAATTCAGGGCAATGAATTGATAAATGAAGAAGATTTTTTCACGCATAAAAATTTCAATAAAACATTAGTTTACAGAGATTTATTTGGATTTAAAAACTATTTCCTTGATTTGTCTCAGCAAGTTTATGCCGAAGACAAATTGCTCACAGATTTTGACACGCTTGCCGATTCAATAGAAAATGCCAAATATCAATTTTTAATGTATCGTGATTTACAAGGCAGGAATGTAATGCTCCACAACGAAAATATATACTTCATTGATTTTCAGGGTGCCATGCGAGGGGCTTGTGCATATGATGTGGTATCGCTTTTGTGGCAAGCTAAAGCTAATTTAAGCCCTGAGCTTAGACAAAAATTATTGAATTTTTATATTTCTGAGCTTAAAAAAGCAATCCCCAATTTTGATGAAAATACATTTTTAAACGAATTTAATACTTGTTTAATTCTCAGACTTTTACAAGTTTTAGGCGTGTATGGTCGTTTGGGCTGGATTTACAAAAAAGAGCATTTCCTATCAAGCATTTCACTAGGAATCAAAAACTTAGAAGAATTACAAAATTTAAGTCTAATCAAAAATTCTTTAGCCTTAAAAGATATCTTTAAAAATTTAAACAAAACTAAAACCATAAATCCCCTATAA
- the tpiA gene encoding triose-phosphate isomerase — MRKKIVAGNWKMNKNWADAKELLLGVNNFVSSRNPKCEVIVAPPATYLLNAAEIFQSNAEISAQNVSEFEPGAYTGEISTDILNSIGVKYSIIGHSERRSIFGETNEQIGKKVDKALAATISPILCCGEVLEERKANKHVDVVSEQLKAALKNVKKEQMKDVIIAYEPVWAIGTGETATPEQAQEMHAEIRALLRSLFDQETSEAVRILYGGSVKPSNADELFSQPDIDGGLVGGASLNIEDFSALITSGNNATK, encoded by the coding sequence ATGAGAAAAAAAATCGTAGCAGGAAACTGGAAAATGAATAAAAACTGGGCAGATGCTAAAGAGCTTTTGCTTGGTGTAAATAACTTTGTTTCGTCAAGAAACCCAAAATGTGAAGTGATCGTAGCTCCCCCTGCCACTTATTTGCTAAATGCGGCTGAGATTTTCCAAAGCAATGCGGAGATTTCTGCTCAAAATGTTTCTGAATTTGAACCAGGAGCTTATACAGGAGAGATTTCTACCGATATTTTAAATTCAATCGGAGTAAAATACTCAATCATTGGGCACTCAGAGCGCCGTTCAATTTTTGGAGAGACCAACGAGCAAATCGGAAAGAAAGTAGACAAAGCTTTGGCTGCTACTATTTCGCCAATTCTTTGTTGTGGAGAGGTGCTTGAAGAAAGAAAAGCTAATAAGCATGTAGATGTAGTGTCTGAACAATTGAAAGCTGCCCTTAAAAATGTGAAAAAAGAGCAAATGAAAGATGTAATCATTGCTTATGAGCCAGTTTGGGCAATTGGAACAGGTGAAACTGCTACGCCAGAACAAGCACAAGAAATGCACGCTGAAATCAGAGCCTTATTAAGAAGTTTATTTGATCAAGAAACCTCAGAGGCTGTAAGAATCCTTTACGGAGGGAGTGTGAAACCTAGCAACGCAGACGAATTATTCTCTCAGCCAGATATCGATGGTGGACTCGTAGGGGGAGCTTCATTGAACATCGAAGATTTCTCTGCCTTAATCACATCAGGTAACAACGCTACAAAATGA
- a CDS encoding cytochrome c biogenesis protein ResB — translation MKKIFQFLVSTKVSMVLLFIFAVAMAVATFVENDYGTQVARAQVYEAWWFELLMLWLSINFIFHIKKYKLLSKKKLVIGLFHIAFVIIILGAAITRFFGTEGNMSVREGQAVNYFLSAEKYAQIKFEDQLDLALVNIIPYSFSGIDKSLELNNEKFNFKVVKYFKAAIPELKEGKDTIMEMAISRGQGREDLHVVNRAEIPLPNAKKLSFNYKNPSAFIQIFKENRAWKIKSKEKLSIVEMMTQKMSVLPADTVSNLMYNALYQWGDATFLVKDIAENKQQSYSEAPQNLEEFYPKMVEVEITDAYGKNIAKSYFPFTNKAPEWKSFQYKGKTYQYTFGSEKKFLPFALKLNKFEIERYPGSQSPSGYASDVQVLDKEEDKDFEFKIYMNHVLDYRGYRFYQSSYDADEQGTLLSVNKDRLER, via the coding sequence ATGAAAAAAATCTTTCAATTTTTAGTTTCAACCAAGGTTTCGATGGTGTTGCTTTTCATTTTTGCTGTGGCAATGGCTGTGGCAACTTTTGTGGAAAATGACTATGGAACGCAAGTTGCACGCGCTCAAGTGTATGAAGCTTGGTGGTTTGAACTCTTAATGCTTTGGCTTTCAATTAATTTTATTTTTCATATAAAAAAATACAAGCTCCTGAGCAAGAAAAAATTAGTGATAGGGCTCTTTCATATAGCTTTTGTAATCATTATTCTAGGAGCAGCAATCACAAGATTTTTTGGCACAGAAGGGAACATGTCTGTCCGCGAAGGGCAGGCAGTAAATTATTTCCTTTCTGCCGAAAAATATGCCCAAATCAAATTTGAGGATCAATTAGATTTGGCTTTAGTAAACATTATTCCTTATAGTTTTTCTGGAATCGATAAATCTTTAGAACTAAACAACGAAAAATTTAATTTTAAAGTTGTAAAATACTTTAAAGCGGCAATCCCAGAATTAAAAGAAGGGAAAGATACTATTATGGAAATGGCTATTTCCAGAGGGCAGGGGAGAGAGGATTTGCATGTTGTAAATCGAGCAGAAATCCCATTGCCAAATGCCAAAAAATTAAGCTTTAACTATAAAAATCCTTCGGCTTTTATTCAAATTTTTAAAGAAAACAGGGCTTGGAAAATTAAGTCTAAAGAAAAGTTGTCTATCGTGGAAATGATGACACAAAAAATGTCGGTTTTGCCTGCCGATACAGTTTCAAACTTGATGTATAATGCACTATACCAATGGGGAGACGCGACATTTTTGGTGAAAGATATTGCCGAGAATAAACAACAGTCTTACTCCGAAGCACCGCAAAATTTAGAAGAATTTTACCCGAAAATGGTGGAGGTGGAAATCACAGATGCCTATGGGAAAAATATAGCAAAATCATATTTTCCGTTTACAAACAAGGCACCCGAATGGAAATCCTTTCAATACAAAGGGAAAACTTATCAATACACATTTGGCTCAGAAAAGAAATTCTTGCCATTTGCTTTAAAATTAAACAAATTTGAGATAGAACGCTACCCAGGAAGCCAAAGTCCGTCGGGGTATGCGAGTGATGTGCAAGTGCTTGACAAGGAAGAGGATAAGGATTTTGAGTTTAAAATCTATATGAACCATGTTTTGGATTATCGAGGCTATCGTTTTTACCAATCATCGTATGATGCCGATGAACAAGGGACACTACTTTCTGTGAACAAAGACCGATTGGAACGCTAG
- a CDS encoding bifunctional UDP-sugar hydrolase/5'-nucleotidase translates to MLSRRKFLATTSAATALALLPSIPAWAKSNTKKITILHTNDQHSRIEPFETSENPKYSNKGGFARRAALIDKIRKEEPNVLLLDAGDIFQGTPYFNFFGGELEFKLMSKMSYEASTMGNHDFDNGLAGFDKQLKHANFDFICSNYDFTNTILDGKTKKYKIIDKGGIKIGIFGLGIDPVGLISKENYLETKYLDPIEISQEMTRTLKDKKCDMIICLSHIGYKYDTPKISDCELAAKTQDIDLIIGGHTHTFLPHPTEILNKAGKPTIVNQVGWAGLYLGRLDFYFDTFNKQRKVSTAQLEITSNIV, encoded by the coding sequence ATGCTTTCAAGAAGAAAATTTTTAGCAACGACATCAGCCGCCACCGCACTTGCACTTTTACCAAGCATTCCTGCGTGGGCAAAGTCTAATACAAAAAAAATCACCATACTACACACCAATGATCAACATAGTAGAATCGAACCATTTGAAACTTCGGAAAATCCAAAATATTCCAACAAAGGTGGTTTTGCACGCCGTGCAGCATTAATAGATAAAATCAGAAAAGAGGAGCCCAATGTTTTATTGCTAGATGCGGGCGACATTTTCCAAGGAACACCATACTTCAACTTTTTTGGAGGCGAATTAGAGTTTAAACTCATGTCTAAAATGAGCTACGAAGCTTCAACCATGGGAAATCACGATTTTGACAATGGATTGGCTGGGTTTGATAAACAACTAAAACATGCAAATTTTGATTTCATTTGTTCAAACTACGATTTCACCAACACGATTTTAGACGGAAAAACTAAAAAATACAAAATTATAGATAAAGGCGGAATAAAAATTGGAATTTTCGGTTTAGGAATAGACCCTGTAGGGCTCATCAGCAAAGAAAATTATTTAGAAACCAAATATCTCGACCCCATCGAAATCTCGCAAGAAATGACGCGAACCTTGAAAGATAAAAAATGCGATATGATCATTTGTCTTTCACATATTGGCTACAAATATGACACACCTAAAATCTCTGATTGTGAACTTGCTGCAAAAACTCAAGACATTGATTTAATCATTGGCGGGCACACACACACCTTCCTCCCCCACCCTACCGAAATCCTTAACAAAGCTGGAAAACCAACGATTGTGAACCAAGTGGGATGGGCCGGCTTATATCTTGGGCGACTTGATTTCTATTTCGATACCTTTAACAAGCAACGAAAAGTGTCTACAGCACAATTAGAAATCACATCAAATATCGTTTAA
- a CDS encoding nucleotidyltransferase family protein → MTAMIFAAGLGTRLRPFTLTAPKALFPINGKPLLQRNIEYAQSFGIQRFVINVHHFSDQILNFLKQHDNFGAEILISDETDELLETGGGLLKAKNLLGNQDFLILNSDILTDINLKQLIDFHKKNNALASLAVSDRESTRKLLFDTQNRLCGWRDLRNNQEIIARENHSKSLAFSGVHMLSPLFFEKNTFSGKFSIMKSYLDLMTDEYILGFLHNTKVLDVGKPEAITLAKKYFK, encoded by the coding sequence ATCACAGCAATGATTTTTGCGGCGGGCTTGGGCACTCGCCTGCGTCCATTTACACTCACGGCACCCAAAGCTCTTTTCCCCATCAATGGCAAACCGCTTTTGCAACGAAACATTGAGTATGCTCAGTCTTTTGGGATTCAACGATTTGTTATTAATGTCCACCATTTTTCCGACCAAATTCTTAATTTCCTAAAACAGCACGACAACTTTGGGGCGGAAATTCTGATTTCTGACGAGACCGACGAATTGCTTGAAACAGGAGGCGGCTTGCTCAAAGCAAAAAATTTACTTGGAAATCAAGATTTTTTAATTTTAAACAGCGATATCCTGACCGACATTAACCTTAAACAACTTATTGATTTTCATAAAAAAAACAATGCATTAGCAAGTTTAGCGGTAAGCGATCGGGAAAGTACTAGAAAACTGCTTTTTGATACGCAAAATAGATTGTGTGGCTGGCGAGATTTGAGAAACAATCAAGAAATTATTGCTAGAGAGAACCACTCCAAGTCTCTGGCATTCAGTGGAGTGCACATGCTCTCTCCTTTATTTTTTGAGAAAAACACATTTTCGGGCAAATTTTCTATCATGAAATCTTATTTAGACTTAATGACAGATGAATATATTTTAGGTTTCCTACACAATACCAAGGTTTTAGATGTAGGCAAACCAGAAGCCATAACACTTGCAAAAAAATATTTTAAATAA
- the nrfH gene encoding cytochrome c nitrite reductase small subunit, with product MNDNHNSDHKKRRFSILPSKKWQVPAIISFGSLLGLGFYTLHFSKATSYLSDDPKACINCHVMTPEYMTWAKSSHRRVASCNDCHVPHNNIFAKYFFKAKDGLYHSYVFTTRTEPQVIRAKEASINVIQQNCIRCHENQVTDAKTASTVQHHVENRTSRTCWECHEQVPHGNVKSLSSVGYLIEPTTDVTNENEQIVPEWLQKNVQEQEKNKSKKQENK from the coding sequence ATGAACGATAATCATAATTCAGATCACAAAAAGAGACGCTTTAGTATATTGCCGTCAAAAAAGTGGCAAGTTCCCGCCATCATATCTTTTGGATCTTTACTGGGGCTAGGTTTTTACACTTTGCATTTTAGTAAAGCTACATCCTATCTTTCAGATGATCCTAAGGCATGTATCAATTGCCATGTGATGACGCCTGAGTATATGACTTGGGCAAAGAGTTCGCATCGTAGGGTAGCTTCATGTAATGATTGCCATGTGCCTCATAATAATATTTTTGCTAAATATTTCTTTAAGGCAAAAGATGGGCTTTATCACTCTTATGTCTTTACAACTCGCACAGAACCACAGGTGATAAGGGCTAAGGAAGCCTCTATAAATGTGATTCAACAAAATTGTATCAGATGCCATGAAAATCAAGTGACAGATGCTAAAACAGCAAGTACTGTGCAGCATCATGTAGAAAATAGAACATCACGCACTTGTTGGGAGTGCCACGAGCAAGTTCCGCATGGTAATGTAAAAAGTTTATCATCTGTGGGGTATTTGATTGAACCCACTACAGATGTGACCAATGAAAACGAACAAATTGTTCCAGAATGGTTACAGAAAAATGTGCAAGAGCAAGAAAAAAATAAGTCTAAAAAACAAGAAAATAAATAA
- the nrfA gene encoding ammonia-forming cytochrome c nitrite reductase yields the protein MKMKNWFFFIVTIVAVFFLGLLISNITDRKAEAKYAYQPKVKIAEDHIEPRDSIWGLNYPRQYQSYQQTADTTYRSPYYSSGKRDVLKDDPSLVVLWAGYAFSKDYTQPRGHFYAIDDIRETLRTGAPMKPGDGPMPSTCWTCKSPDVPRLMQEMGVAQFYSKKWGDLGSQVVNRIGCADCHDPKTMNLTITRPALVEAFNAMGQDVKTQSHQEMRNLVCAQCHVEYYFDKNKVEGAQYLTFPWHNGKTVEGAERYYDSINFYDWEHPLSKAKMLKAQHPDYEIFKQGVHAKRGVSCADCHMPYKSEGGQKFTDHHIGSPLQNPENSCFVCHRESEKNLVADVYERQTKIKESTRYLAKELAKAHIEAKKAWDLGATEAQMKDILLGLRHAQWRWDYSVASHGAAFHAPVEVARIASSGIQEVAQTRLKLSRLLSQLGWNKPVEFPNLDSKAELQKYIGLDMPKLKEDKEKFLKEIVPQWLQQAKQREAKYGVQQVSMAK from the coding sequence ATTAAAATGAAAAATTGGTTCTTTTTTATCGTAACGATTGTGGCTGTTTTCTTTTTAGGTCTTTTGATTTCTAACATCACCGACCGAAAAGCAGAAGCAAAGTATGCTTATCAGCCGAAAGTAAAGATTGCAGAAGACCATATTGAACCACGAGACTCAATATGGGGGCTAAATTATCCAAGACAGTATCAATCTTATCAGCAAACAGCTGATACTACCTACAGATCTCCTTATTACTCTAGTGGAAAAAGAGATGTTTTGAAAGATGATCCATCTTTAGTAGTTCTTTGGGCAGGATATGCATTCTCTAAAGACTACACTCAGCCAAGAGGTCACTTTTATGCAATTGATGACATTAGAGAAACGCTAAGAACAGGTGCACCTATGAAACCAGGAGATGGGCCGATGCCGTCTACTTGCTGGACATGTAAAAGTCCAGATGTGCCTAGACTTATGCAAGAAATGGGAGTTGCTCAATTTTATAGTAAGAAATGGGGAGATTTAGGTTCTCAGGTAGTTAATAGAATTGGTTGTGCAGATTGCCACGACCCAAAAACTATGAACTTAACAATCACTCGTCCTGCGTTGGTAGAAGCATTCAATGCTATGGGACAAGATGTTAAAACCCAATCTCATCAAGAAATGAGAAACCTTGTGTGTGCACAATGTCATGTGGAATACTATTTCGATAAAAATAAAGTAGAAGGAGCTCAATACCTAACTTTCCCTTGGCATAATGGTAAAACAGTAGAAGGGGCAGAAAGATATTATGATTCAATCAACTTCTACGACTGGGAACACCCATTATCAAAAGCTAAAATGTTGAAAGCACAGCACCCAGATTACGAAATCTTTAAACAAGGTGTTCACGCAAAAAGAGGCGTTTCTTGTGCAGACTGCCACATGCCTTACAAATCAGAAGGAGGTCAGAAGTTTACAGATCACCACATAGGATCTCCATTACAAAATCCAGAAAATTCATGCTTTGTATGTCACAGAGAGAGCGAGAAGAATTTGGTGGCTGATGTATACGAAAGACAAACTAAAATCAAAGAATCTACAAGATATTTGGCTAAAGAATTGGCAAAAGCACATATCGAGGCTAAAAAAGCTTGGGATTTAGGAGCTACCGAAGCACAGATGAAAGATATCTTACTTGGATTAAGACACGCTCAATGGAGATGGGATTACTCAGTAGCATCTCACGGGGCAGCATTCCACGCACCAGTTGAGGTAGCAAGAATCGCAAGTAGCGGTATCCAAGAAGTAGCACAAACTAGATTGAAACTTTCTAGATTGTTATCACAATTAGGATGGAACAAACCAGTAGAGTTCCCTAACTTAGATAGCAAAGCAGAACTTCAAAAATACATAGGTCTTGATATGCCAAAATTGAAAGAAGATAAAGAAAAATTCTTGAAAGAAATTGTTCCTCAATGGTTGCAACAAGCCAAACAAAGAGAAGCAAAATATGGCGTACAGCAAGTATCTATGGCTAAATAA